One part of the Eucalyptus grandis isolate ANBG69807.140 chromosome 10, ASM1654582v1, whole genome shotgun sequence genome encodes these proteins:
- the LOC104422891 gene encoding ubiquitin-conjugating enzyme E2 34, translating to MAEKACIKRLQKEYRALCKEPVSNVIARPSPNDILEWHYVLEGSSGTPFVGGYYYGKIKFPPEYPYKPPGITMITPNGRFMTQKKICLSMSDFHPESWNPMWSVSSILTGLLSFMMDNSPTTGSVNTTAEEKQRLAKSSLAFNCKNQTFRKIFPEYVEKYNEQQLAEQHVSEQVAPEHPKDDNTGTDRDGNATGAQVKNLNTPKEMRRNRKQSFPTWMMLLLISIFGLVMALPLLQL from the exons ATGGCAGAGAAGGCATGTATTAAGCGTCTTCAGAAGGAATATAGAGCGCTCTGTAAA GAACCTGTTTCCAATGTCATAGCACGTCCTTCCCCTAACGATATTCTTGAATGGC ATTACGTGTTGGAGGGAAGCTCGGGAACCCCCTTTGTAG GTGGATATTATTATGGCAAGATCAAATTCCCTCCAGAGTACCCATATAAGCCTCCAGGGATCAC CATGATCACTCCCAATGGGCGTTTTATGACTCAGAAGAAAATATGTCTATCAATGAGTGATT TTCATCCTGAAAGTTGGAACCCGATGTGGTCAGTTTCAAG CATACTCACTGGGCTTCTTTCATTTATG ATGGACAATAGTCCTACGACTGGCAGTGTGAATACCACAGCTGAGGAGAAGCAACGTCTGGCAAAATCATCTCTTGCTTTCAATTGTAAGAA CCAAACCTTCAGGAAGATTTTCCCTGAATATGTCGAGAAATATAACGAACAGCAGCTCGCTGAGCAACATGTCTCAGAGCAGGTCGCACCTGAGCACCCTAAAGATGATAATACCGGCACAGATAGAGATGGCAACGCCACGGGAGCACAAGTGAAGAACTTGAATACCCCGAAGGAGATGAGAAGAAACAGGAAGCAATCATTCCCCACCTGGATGATGTTGCTGCTGATTTCCATTTTTGGTCTAGTAATGGCGCTTCCCTTGCTTCAACTTTGA
- the LOC104422887 gene encoding RING finger protein 215 — MVAGSVREAARRASLSVSGALLLVAAALASFCCSLELPPPWTILRRRRGGESAPCAAGGVCTVCLGEVSSDGKVRRLAECGHCFHAECIDTWLGYRRTCPLCRTTVSPRRGGWAKLRAAAGWLLRVLMASACKWLDRHFDCNLAMAFCHNP, encoded by the coding sequence ATGGTCGCCGGCTCGGTCCGCGAAGCCGCTCGCCGCGCGTCGCTCTCCGTCTCCGGCGCCCTCCTCCTCGTCGCCGCCGCGCTCGCGTCCTTCTGCTGCTCGCTCGAGCTGCCGCCGCCCTGGACGATCCTGCGCCGCCGCCGGGGCGGGGAGAGCGCCCCCTGCGCCGCCGGCGGAGTCTGCACGGTCTGCCTCGGGGAGGTCTCCTCGGACGGGAAGGTCCGGAGGCTTGCGGAATGCGGCCACTGCTTCCACGCCGAGTGCATCGACACGTGGCTCGGGTATCGCCGGACGTGCCCTCTCTGCCGGACGACCGTGAGCCCGCGCCGCGGCGGATGGGCGAAGCTCCGCGCCGCCGCGGGGTGGCTGCTGCGGGTTCTGATGGCGAGCGCGTGTAAATGGTTGGACAGGCACTTCGACTGCAACCTCGCAATGGCGTTCTGCCATAATCCCTAA
- the LOC104422890 gene encoding uncharacterized protein LOC104422890, whose product MRKSPVYPKCEASDYGATEFDPQMDFLRFLDEARQHICEPNVRASAPNSAEVVGKKNPGEEKRSKKSWKSSLFSWLRTEKKSKPQAEPASHRHNHKPRKIVSGPIFGASKESDAWLRRLNSGSFSTLFNSTKRAENEMPYMSLEGLDKPQAVKNYGPVYLVT is encoded by the exons ATGAGGAAATCTCCAGTATACCCTAAATGTGAGGCAAGTGATTATGGTGCTACTGAATTTGATCCACAAATGGACTTTCTCCGG TTCTTGGATGAAGCCAGACAGCACATATGCGAACCAAATGTAAGAGCTTCTGCACCAAATTCTGCAGAAGTGGTGGGAAAGAAAAACCCGGGTGAAGAGAAAAGGAGCAAGAAGTCATGGAAGAGCTCCCTGTTTTCATGGTTGAGAACAGAGAAGAAGAGCAAGCCCCAAGCAGAACCTGCAAGTCATCGTCATAACcataaaccaagaaaaattgtttccggTCCCATCTTTGGGGCAAGTAAGGAATCTGATGCTTGGCTCCGGCGTCTGAACTCAGGGTCGTTCTCCACTCTTTTCAATTCCACAAAAAGAGCAGAGAACGAAATGCCATACATGTCTCTAGAAGGGTTGGACAAACCTCAGGCCGTTAAGAACTACGGACCTGTTTACTTGGTAACTTAA
- the LOC104422885 gene encoding uncharacterized protein LOC104422885: MQARRLIGKPWTWASPKPPLPTPSRLDRRRLMVIKPPTRAAVHGVKLPIPDILDKEEAEKEIEKGKREKEEKRKQLEEAIESKIKSSEVSHSLLNDPYCNSTRK; encoded by the exons ATGCAGGCAAGGAGGCTCATCGGAAAGCCATGGACGTGGGCATCCCCCAAGCCGCCTCTCCCGACGCCGAGCCGCCTCGACCGCCGCCGGCTCATGGTGATCAAGCCACCGACTCGAGCCGCGGTCCACGGAGTCAAGCTGCCGATCCCCGACATTCTCGAC AAGGAGGAAGCTGAGAAGGAGATagagaaagggaagagagagaaggaagagaagaggaaacaACTGGAGGAGGCCATAGAATCCAAAATCAAGAGCTCCGAAGTGTCTCACTCTTTGTTAAATGACCCGTACTGTAACTCCACAAGAAAATAG
- the LOC104422889 gene encoding RING-H2 finger protein ATL3: protein MGVSDITKLDDAEAVALTGKIMLIAVILLFIVVLFVLLLHLYAKWFWGRIEEASSAAAAPPPRRRRSRRFVFAPGQDPTVAVRTGLDPKVLLSLPVVVFNPQEFKEGLECAVCLSELVQGEKARILTKCNHGFHVDCIDMWFQSHSTCPLCRKWVGHGSDCSKTIDIDDDLEEENGDSQTAEENLSGGMHPTESPNFPTNVLFWGNEMQVSSGSACLEEGGSSSSSATSQSSSSSAALAIARPAMVVIDMPRQMSENPLASSSSANRVTEDDLKSPVPTRLRSLKRLLTRERRVAPCNANSLDVE from the coding sequence ATGGGAGTCTCTGACATCACGAAACTGGATGACGCCGAAGCCGTTGCGTTGACAGGCAAGATCATGTTGATTGCGGTGATACTTCTCTTCATAGTAGTCCTCTTTGTTTTGCTTCTCCATTTATACGCCAAATGGTTCTGGGGGCGCATCGAGGAGGCCtcctcggccgccgccgcccctcccccgcgccgccgccgcagccggcGGTTCGTCTTCGCCCCCGGCCAGGATCCCACGGTGGCTGTCCGGACCGGGCTCGATCCGAAGGTCCTGCTCTCTCTGCCGGTGGTGGTGTTCAATCCCCAGGAGTTCAAGGAGGGTCTTGAATGTGCTGTTTGCCTCTCTGAGCTGGTTCAGGGAGAGAAAGCCAGGATCTTGACCAAATGCAATCATGGGTTTCATGTGGATTGCATTGACATGTGGTTCCAATCACATTCCACTTGCCCTCTTTGTAGGAAATGGGTTGGTCACGGTTCAGATTGTTCGAAGACCATTGATATTGACGAtgatttggaagaagaaaatggtgaCAGTCAAACCGCGGAAGAGAATTTATCTGGTGGCATGCACCCCACCGAATCACCAAACTTTCCTACAAATGTGTTGTTTTGGGGGAATGAAATGCAGGTTAGCTCTGGGAGCGCTTGTTTAGAAGAAGgcggttcttcttcttcttcagctacTTCTCAGTCGTCGTCATCTTCTGCTGCACTTGCTATTGCTAGGCCTGCGATGGTCGTTATTGACATGCCAAGGCAGATGAGTGAGAATCCCTTGGCTTCTTCGTCTTCAGCGAACCGGGTTACTGAGGATGATCTGAAGTCCCCAGTTCCTACAAGACTGAGGTCATTGAAGAGGCTTTTGACTAGGGAGCGAAGAGTTGCTCCTTGCAATGCAAATTCTCTTGATGTTGAATAG